In Deltaproteobacteria bacterium, a single genomic region encodes these proteins:
- a CDS encoding serine/threonine protein kinase has translation MAKSTDVARTPDSGPPSTEALTVRGLGPQGVDTGNDGERPADVVERAALQRALSRLVPEDYAPVRLGRFVLLEPIATGGMGVVHAGYDDMLDRKVALKLIRADRASEAARARLLREAQAMAKLSHPNVVQVFEAGAHEGQVYLAMEFVEGLTLRGWLREQNRSVAEILAMFSQIGEGLAAAHDAGVLHRDFKPDNVLVTRDGRPKVADFGLAALDPRAETSSASASMSGIRPELRAAASLSSSTGPAAASSSAMHEPLTMTGEVMGTPAYMSIEQWRGHACDAASDQFSFCVALFEALWGARPFAGDSSAEVMRNVAAGRVRGEGLQGDAPAWLRAVIVQGLSADPQRRHPDMRALLAALAADPIAARRRRWWRIAVTAAVTGGVGLGVAAWVARPRPCRDAEDRIDAALDEAGREAIAAALRATATPFADDTASRVDRRLTDYRGRWVQGYREACEATHVRGVQSAALLDLRVACLERARRSLSSTAALMITADAALAEHAIQLVEHLPEPEACADVEALQSRVPPPADPELAARVTALEDELARVVAIHVAGRADEAEPRLASLFEQAREVGHPPLLAEVGFRWGQALTSVSHDVEAEAVLRAALEAALAVGDDATATSSASLLALMLGNRDSRFAEAQWLLQVAKGVAAHSGKPRLLGEAHNSIGGMLERQGHAARAVAEFRIALELLTEAYGPDDPMTAAAHENLAVALASAGQVEPALAELGRVIEIRELAFGEGHPLLGKAYTNLGATLNEARRFDEGEAALRHGLSILEATLDDDHPDVVNAHLNLAVGFDERQQRVAAQAEYRRAIESLERQLGREHPDVARAYNNLGASLEDDGRLTESEQTYRHALAISLATLDPDHPDVARTRGNLASVLSQQGRHAEAVVEAEASLAASLRRLAPDDPDILAAFAVLGRVQLARARASSDREQAAIATAAAVAAWVAAGPEGRDALAEFTAAR, from the coding sequence GTGGCAAAGTCCACGGACGTGGCGCGGACCCCCGACAGCGGACCGCCGAGCACCGAAGCCCTGACGGTGCGCGGCCTCGGGCCGCAAGGCGTCGACACCGGCAACGATGGCGAGCGCCCCGCCGACGTGGTCGAGCGCGCCGCGCTACAGCGTGCGCTCTCGCGGCTCGTGCCCGAGGACTACGCGCCCGTGCGCCTGGGTCGCTTCGTGTTGCTCGAGCCGATCGCCACCGGCGGCATGGGGGTCGTCCACGCCGGCTACGACGACATGCTCGATCGCAAGGTCGCGCTCAAGCTGATCCGGGCCGATCGCGCCAGCGAGGCCGCGCGCGCGCGACTGCTGCGCGAGGCGCAGGCGATGGCGAAGCTCAGCCACCCCAACGTCGTGCAGGTGTTCGAGGCCGGCGCCCACGAGGGCCAAGTGTACCTGGCGATGGAGTTCGTCGAGGGTCTCACGCTGCGCGGCTGGCTGCGCGAGCAGAACCGCAGCGTCGCGGAGATCCTCGCGATGTTCTCGCAGATCGGCGAAGGCCTCGCGGCGGCCCACGACGCCGGCGTGCTGCACCGCGACTTCAAGCCCGACAACGTGCTGGTCACCCGCGACGGCCGTCCGAAGGTCGCCGATTTCGGACTCGCTGCGCTCGATCCCCGCGCCGAGACATCGAGCGCGAGTGCGTCGATGAGTGGCATCCGCCCCGAGCTGCGCGCCGCCGCGAGCCTGTCGTCGAGCACCGGCCCCGCCGCCGCGAGCAGCAGCGCGATGCACGAGCCGCTCACCATGACCGGCGAGGTCATGGGCACGCCCGCGTACATGTCGATCGAGCAATGGCGCGGCCATGCCTGCGACGCCGCCAGCGATCAGTTCAGCTTCTGCGTGGCGCTGTTCGAGGCGCTGTGGGGCGCACGGCCCTTCGCTGGCGACTCGTCGGCCGAGGTCATGCGCAACGTCGCGGCCGGCCGCGTGCGCGGCGAAGGCCTCCAGGGGGACGCGCCCGCGTGGCTGCGCGCCGTGATCGTGCAGGGGCTCTCCGCCGATCCGCAGCGACGCCACCCCGACATGCGTGCGCTGCTGGCTGCGTTGGCCGCCGATCCGATCGCAGCCCGGCGTCGACGATGGTGGCGGATCGCCGTGACGGCAGCGGTGACGGGTGGCGTGGGTCTCGGCGTCGCCGCATGGGTCGCGCGGCCGCGACCGTGTCGCGACGCCGAGGACCGCATCGACGCCGCGCTCGACGAGGCCGGGCGTGAGGCGATCGCTGCCGCACTGCGGGCCACCGCCACGCCCTTCGCCGACGACACCGCGAGCCGCGTCGATCGCCGGCTCACGGACTATCGCGGACGTTGGGTGCAGGGCTACCGCGAGGCCTGCGAGGCCACCCACGTGCGCGGCGTGCAGAGTGCGGCGCTGCTCGATCTGCGGGTCGCGTGCCTCGAGCGCGCGCGTCGATCGCTGAGCAGCACCGCCGCGCTGATGATCACCGCCGACGCGGCGCTGGCCGAGCACGCGATCCAGCTGGTCGAGCACCTGCCCGAGCCGGAGGCCTGCGCCGACGTCGAGGCGCTGCAGTCCCGCGTGCCGCCGCCCGCCGATCCCGAGCTCGCCGCGCGTGTCACCGCGCTCGAGGACGAGCTCGCGCGCGTGGTCGCGATCCACGTGGCCGGTCGCGCCGACGAGGCCGAGCCGCGCCTCGCCAGCTTGTTCGAGCAGGCCCGCGAGGTCGGCCACCCGCCGCTCCTGGCCGAGGTCGGGTTCCGGTGGGGCCAAGCGCTGACCAGCGTGTCGCACGACGTCGAGGCCGAGGCGGTGCTACGCGCCGCGCTCGAAGCCGCGCTCGCGGTCGGTGACGATGCGACCGCGACCTCATCGGCGTCGCTGCTGGCGCTGATGCTCGGCAACCGCGACAGCCGCTTCGCGGAGGCGCAGTGGCTGCTGCAGGTCGCCAAAGGCGTCGCGGCCCACTCGGGCAAGCCGCGACTGCTCGGCGAGGCGCACAACAGCATCGGCGGCATGCTCGAACGACAAGGCCACGCGGCCCGGGCGGTGGCGGAGTTCCGCATCGCGCTCGAGCTGCTCACCGAGGCCTACGGCCCCGACGATCCGATGACCGCAGCCGCCCACGAGAACCTCGCGGTCGCGCTCGCGAGCGCAGGGCAGGTCGAGCCCGCGCTGGCCGAGCTGGGGCGGGTGATCGAGATCCGCGAGCTCGCGTTCGGCGAGGGCCATCCGCTGCTCGGCAAGGCCTACACGAACCTCGGCGCCACGCTGAACGAGGCCCGGCGCTTCGACGAGGGTGAGGCCGCGCTGCGGCACGGGCTTTCGATCCTCGAGGCCACGCTCGACGACGATCATCCCGACGTCGTCAACGCGCACCTCAACCTCGCGGTCGGCTTCGACGAGCGACAACAACGGGTGGCGGCGCAGGCGGAGTACCGCCGCGCAATCGAGAGCCTCGAGCGCCAGCTCGGCCGCGAGCACCCCGACGTCGCGCGGGCGTACAACAACCTCGGCGCCTCGCTCGAGGACGACGGGCGCCTGACCGAGTCGGAGCAGACCTATCGCCACGCGCTGGCGATCTCGCTCGCCACCCTCGACCCCGATCACCCCGACGTCGCACGCACGCGGGGTAACCTCGCCAGCGTGCTGTCGCAGCAGGGCCGCCACGCCGAGGCGGTCGTCGAGGCCGAGGCCTCGCTGGCGGCGAGCCTGCGGCGCCTGGCGCCCGACGACCCCGACATCCTCGCGGCATTCGCAGTGCTGGGGCGCGTGCAGCTGGCCCGTGCCCGCGCCAGCAGCGATCGCGAACAGGCTGCGATTGCGACGGCGGCCGCGGTCGCAGCCTGGGTCGCCGCCGGTCCCGAGGGGCGCGACGCGCTGGCGGAGTTCACCGCGGCGCGATGA
- a CDS encoding FHA domain-containing protein, which yields MARLTPIADGAPWMPPAEALIGRSPLCTLRLSATDVSKEHATLRWVGDAWELRDLGSRNGTYVAGKRLNPSERASLLAGTVLRFGATTGYTVDDDGPPPAMARREDTGTWVAAAHRMLVLPNDEHPEATVHQDAAGRWILELDGVASEVHHADLLIASGVTWRLSLPSLGDRTAEVSGRLLRGARLRFRVSSDEEHVSLLIHTTAEAIDLKSRAHHHVALALARARLRDVVAGVPPAEQGWVYHDELARMMATERTHVNVAIHRLRRQLEDAGFVDAPSCIERRLSSGQLRLGIAELEVLPAS from the coding sequence ATGGCTCGCCTGACTCCGATCGCCGACGGCGCGCCGTGGATGCCACCGGCCGAGGCCCTCATCGGTCGCTCGCCGCTGTGTACGCTCCGGCTGAGCGCCACCGACGTTTCGAAGGAGCACGCCACGCTGCGCTGGGTCGGTGACGCCTGGGAGCTCCGCGACCTCGGCAGTCGCAACGGCACCTACGTGGCCGGCAAGCGGCTGAACCCCAGCGAACGCGCGAGCCTGCTCGCGGGCACCGTGCTTCGCTTCGGCGCCACCACGGGCTACACGGTCGACGACGACGGGCCGCCGCCCGCGATGGCCCGCCGCGAGGACACCGGCACGTGGGTCGCAGCAGCCCACCGCATGCTGGTGCTCCCCAACGACGAGCACCCCGAGGCGACCGTGCACCAAGACGCGGCCGGTCGGTGGATCCTCGAGCTCGACGGTGTGGCCAGCGAAGTCCACCACGCGGACCTGTTGATCGCTTCGGGTGTGACATGGCGGCTGTCACTGCCGTCGCTCGGCGACCGCACCGCCGAGGTCTCGGGACGACTGCTCCGTGGTGCACGCCTGCGCTTTCGCGTCAGCAGCGACGAAGAACACGTGTCGCTGCTGATCCACACGACGGCCGAAGCGATCGATCTCAAGAGCCGTGCCCACCACCATGTCGCGCTGGCGTTGGCACGCGCGCGCCTACGCGACGTCGTGGCCGGCGTGCCGCCCGCGGAACAGGGCTGGGTCTATCACGATGAACTCGCGCGCATGATGGCCACCGAGCGCACGCACGTGAACGTGGCGATCCACCGCCTGCGTCGTCAGCTCGAGGACGCCGGCTTCGTCGACGCGCCGTCCTGCATCGAGCGACGCCTGAGCTCGGGGCAGCTGCGGCTGGGCATCGCCGAGCTCGAGGTGTTGCCGGCGTCGTGA
- a CDS encoding DUF885 domain-containing protein, with the protein MHRRYRFLACALATSLLACQPPAPANTTTPTAAAASTPSAPTTDPSLAFREQADRWLDESLARHPARGVELGLHAYDGKLPDASPDALAAEAKALHDARARFEAIDPSTLDAIARVERGTLLQSIRGELFELERRRQPWTNPMDYLGALDLTPYISRDYAPIDARAAAVIAIADGTAAYLAQAQANLEAALPRTFVDTALLQVRGTIAFVATDVPAAMQGLTPERGQALTTALAGMTTALKAYEQFLVGRLAAATDDYALGPERFAEMLRETQGFDVSLERLEQLGRADLERNLAALREAAARIEPKRSVAQVIARIDRKRPTPSTVLAVATAQADAMRRFVQEHAIVTIPSDDVAIVKDSPPFMRWNAAFLSGAGVFETAALPSFYYISPPDPSWPKAQQRAYVPTEPDLQFITIHEVWPGHFLHGLHMKANPSRVLRSHWNYAMGEGWAHYTEEMMWQAGVSDDPVVHVGQLRHALLRDVRYLSALGLHTGGMTVAQSIAMFRAQAFQDPANARQQANRGTFDPMYLSYTLGKLAILKLRDDVEAKWKAQGKPFTLQAFHDALLGFGAAPLPVIRQALLGDDAGPVL; encoded by the coding sequence GTGCATCGTCGGTACCGATTCCTCGCCTGTGCCCTCGCGACGTCGCTGCTCGCCTGCCAGCCGCCGGCGCCGGCCAATACGACCACCCCGACCGCCGCCGCGGCCTCGACCCCATCGGCGCCGACCACCGATCCCAGCCTCGCGTTCCGCGAGCAGGCCGATCGGTGGCTCGACGAGTCGCTCGCGCGTCATCCGGCGCGCGGCGTCGAGCTCGGGCTGCATGCCTACGACGGCAAGCTGCCCGATGCGAGCCCCGACGCACTCGCGGCGGAGGCCAAGGCGCTGCACGATGCGCGCGCACGCTTCGAGGCCATCGACCCCAGCACCCTCGACGCGATCGCCAGGGTCGAGCGCGGCACCCTGCTGCAGAGCATCCGCGGCGAGCTGTTCGAGCTCGAGCGACGTCGTCAGCCGTGGACCAACCCCATGGACTACCTCGGCGCGCTCGATCTGACGCCGTACATCAGCCGCGACTACGCGCCGATCGACGCTCGAGCCGCCGCCGTGATCGCGATCGCCGATGGCACCGCGGCCTACCTCGCGCAGGCCCAGGCCAACCTCGAGGCTGCGCTGCCGCGGACCTTCGTCGATACCGCACTGCTGCAGGTCCGCGGCACGATCGCATTCGTCGCGACCGACGTGCCCGCGGCCATGCAGGGACTCACGCCCGAGCGCGGCCAGGCCCTGACCACCGCCCTGGCCGGCATGACGACCGCACTGAAGGCCTACGAGCAGTTCCTCGTCGGTCGGCTCGCGGCCGCCACCGACGACTACGCGCTCGGCCCCGAGCGCTTCGCCGAGATGTTGCGGGAGACCCAGGGCTTCGACGTGAGCCTCGAGCGACTCGAGCAGCTGGGTCGTGCCGACCTCGAGCGCAACCTCGCGGCGCTGCGCGAGGCCGCCGCGCGCATCGAACCGAAGCGTAGCGTCGCGCAGGTCATCGCCCGCATCGATCGCAAGCGCCCCACGCCGTCGACCGTTCTCGCGGTCGCGACCGCACAGGCGGATGCGATGCGGCGCTTCGTGCAAGAGCACGCGATCGTGACGATCCCCAGCGACGACGTCGCCATCGTCAAGGACAGCCCGCCGTTCATGCGCTGGAACGCAGCGTTCCTCAGCGGCGCCGGTGTGTTCGAGACCGCCGCGCTGCCGAGCTTCTATTACATCAGTCCGCCCGACCCCAGCTGGCCCAAGGCCCAGCAACGTGCGTACGTTCCGACCGAGCCGGATCTGCAGTTCATCACGATCCACGAGGTCTGGCCCGGCCACTTCCTGCACGGCCTGCACATGAAGGCCAACCCCTCACGGGTGCTGCGCTCGCACTGGAACTACGCCATGGGCGAGGGCTGGGCCCACTACACCGAAGAGATGATGTGGCAGGCCGGTGTGTCCGACGATCCGGTCGTGCACGTCGGCCAGCTGCGACACGCGCTGCTTCGCGACGTGCGGTACCTGAGCGCGCTGGGCCTGCACACCGGCGGCATGACGGTCGCGCAGTCGATCGCGATGTTCCGCGCGCAGGCCTTCCAGGATCCCGCCAACGCGCGCCAGCAGGCCAATCGCGGCACGTTCGATCCGATGTACCTCTCGTACACCCTGGGCAAGCTCGCGATCCTGAAGCTGCGCGACGACGTCGAGGCCAAGTGGAAGGCGCAGGGCAAGCCGTTCACCCTGCAGGCGTTCCACGACGCGCTGCTTGGCTTCGGCGCGGCGCCGCTGCCGGTGATCCGACAGGCGCTGCTCGGCGACGACGCCGGCCCGGTGCTCTGA
- a CDS encoding serine/threonine protein kinase, with translation MLADDTVIRSPRGLDLDEVDRAAGQRVGRYVVTRRIGRGTTSVVYAAVDPELGRTVALKLVARELGEPVATEARALAAITHPNVVTVHDVGVTEAGLTFIAMELVRGQTLTSWQQTAPSQADRRRVLADAGRGLAAVHRVGLVHRDFKPDNVMISDTGRVVVLDFGLAAAIRATGDAREGDTADAADVVGTPAFMAPEQFAHGTTSSMSDQFSFCVVAWELLTDERPFGRGSMAQVQARRCRGQVEPAPARVLGRGLRRALLRGLEPDATRRWPSLEPLVAALERPPLLQRPRWIVGTLAVGAVGLYAAATRPDPRCVSPTSALVDIWDEPRRRELVSAVTQSGPLIRRADHYAAQLTAAWATACESHARGNDSRFPELASCLSDHAMGLAETIDAALGADPPASDVLARALGELPDPRRCVSISATRPPGPPAEHRAAVAAAQRRLDRARRSWSLGRPDAANAELDAVEAEIEDLAHRPQLADFRTLRASIAWETDGAAAVPALESAYALGVEAGTHDAVVLTALALARQFAFKENRADLGMAWIKVARAHLPSSELGPGAALRLDEVEAISLMQGGDAEASLAAFRAAVSEAERVLPPDDAQRFTLHSNLAVTYGKMRRYDEARQHFAAARVGMEALFGVDGLVLATHLGNEAAISNAMDDIEDAATLLERSLDIFDRHLGPEHPSSVTTRANLAWTHMVLGDLELGTALARGCAELALQNFGPANPASGSVAWRAGWVLARAGELDAAAAAGAQADAVLRDARGAPLPTAWGAHALLGHLAATRGQPLEAIARLAEAARLVRIEDGDDEAAFVDVLLGLARRDAATGDATEGVGLGAAASLLSRSSDWDFLAPEIASALAPGLPER, from the coding sequence ATGCTCGCCGACGACACCGTCATCCGCTCCCCTCGCGGTCTCGATCTCGATGAGGTCGATCGTGCTGCGGGTCAGCGCGTGGGTCGCTACGTGGTCACGCGACGCATCGGTCGTGGCACGACCAGCGTGGTCTATGCCGCGGTCGACCCCGAGCTCGGCCGAACCGTGGCGCTCAAGCTGGTCGCGCGCGAGCTGGGCGAGCCGGTTGCGACCGAAGCACGGGCGCTGGCCGCGATCACACACCCCAACGTCGTGACGGTCCACGATGTCGGCGTCACCGAGGCTGGGCTGACCTTCATCGCGATGGAGCTGGTGCGCGGTCAGACCCTGACCTCGTGGCAACAGACCGCGCCGTCGCAGGCCGATCGTCGACGCGTACTCGCCGACGCCGGCCGAGGCCTCGCGGCGGTCCACCGGGTCGGCTTGGTGCATCGGGACTTCAAGCCCGACAATGTCATGATCTCCGACACGGGCCGCGTCGTGGTGTTGGACTTCGGGCTCGCGGCGGCGATACGAGCCACCGGCGACGCGCGCGAGGGTGACACGGCGGACGCCGCCGACGTCGTCGGCACCCCTGCATTCATGGCCCCCGAGCAGTTCGCCCACGGCACGACATCGTCGATGTCGGACCAATTCAGCTTCTGCGTCGTGGCCTGGGAGCTGCTCACGGACGAGCGGCCGTTCGGTCGCGGCTCGATGGCACAGGTGCAGGCGCGACGCTGCCGCGGCCAGGTCGAGCCAGCGCCCGCCCGTGTGCTCGGCCGCGGCTTGCGACGCGCGCTGCTTCGCGGTCTCGAGCCCGACGCGACGCGGCGGTGGCCGTCGCTCGAGCCCTTGGTGGCGGCGCTCGAGCGCCCGCCCTTGCTGCAGCGGCCGCGGTGGATCGTGGGGACACTCGCGGTGGGCGCGGTCGGGCTCTACGCGGCCGCGACCCGACCCGATCCACGTTGCGTGTCGCCGACATCGGCGCTCGTGGACATCTGGGACGAACCTCGCCGTCGCGAGCTGGTCAGCGCCGTGACGCAGTCGGGCCCGCTGATCCGCCGCGCCGACCACTACGCCGCCCAACTCACCGCCGCATGGGCGACCGCATGCGAGTCGCACGCCCGGGGCAACGACAGTCGGTTTCCCGAGCTGGCCTCGTGTCTGTCCGATCACGCGATGGGCCTGGCCGAGACCATCGATGCCGCGCTCGGAGCCGACCCGCCGGCCTCGGACGTGCTCGCGCGCGCGCTCGGGGAGCTGCCCGATCCCCGACGGTGCGTGTCGATCTCGGCCACGCGGCCCCCGGGCCCGCCGGCCGAGCATCGCGCCGCAGTCGCCGCCGCGCAGCGCCGCCTCGATCGCGCTCGGCGATCGTGGTCGCTCGGGCGCCCCGACGCGGCCAATGCCGAGCTCGACGCGGTCGAGGCCGAGATCGAGGACCTCGCCCATCGACCGCAGCTCGCCGACTTCCGCACGCTCCGCGCGTCGATCGCATGGGAGACGGATGGCGCCGCGGCCGTGCCGGCACTCGAGTCCGCGTATGCGCTCGGTGTCGAGGCCGGTACGCATGATGCGGTCGTGTTGACCGCGCTGGCGCTCGCGCGTCAGTTCGCGTTCAAGGAGAACCGTGCCGACCTCGGGATGGCGTGGATCAAGGTCGCGCGCGCGCATCTACCCAGCAGCGAGCTCGGCCCGGGTGCTGCGCTGCGCCTCGACGAGGTCGAAGCGATCTCGCTGATGCAGGGTGGCGATGCCGAAGCATCGCTCGCGGCGTTTCGTGCGGCCGTGTCGGAGGCCGAGCGGGTGCTGCCGCCCGACGACGCCCAGCGCTTCACGCTGCACTCCAATCTCGCCGTCACCTACGGAAAGATGCGCCGCTACGACGAGGCACGCCAGCACTTCGCCGCCGCGCGCGTGGGCATGGAGGCGCTGTTCGGCGTCGATGGGCTGGTGCTCGCCACCCACCTGGGGAACGAGGCCGCGATCTCCAACGCGATGGACGACATCGAGGACGCCGCGACGTTGCTCGAGCGAAGTCTCGACATCTTCGATCGGCACCTGGGACCCGAGCACCCCTCGAGCGTGACCACGCGTGCGAACTTGGCGTGGACGCACATGGTGCTCGGCGACCTCGAGCTCGGGACTGCGCTCGCACGTGGGTGCGCCGAGTTGGCCCTGCAGAACTTTGGTCCCGCCAATCCGGCCAGCGGCAGCGTCGCATGGCGTGCGGGATGGGTGCTGGCGCGGGCGGGCGAGCTCGACGCGGCCGCTGCTGCCGGGGCGCAAGCCGACGCGGTGCTCCGCGACGCACGCGGTGCGCCGCTACCCACCGCATGGGGCGCGCACGCACTGCTGGGCCACCTGGCGGCGACGCGGGGACAACCGCTCGAGGCCATCGCGCGGCTCGCAGAGGCTGCTCGTCTGGTCCGGATCGAAGATGGCGACGACGAGGCGGCGTTCGTCGACGTGTTGCTCGGCTTGGCTCGGCGCGACGCCGCAACCGGCGATGCGACCGAAGGCGTCGGCTTGGGCGCGGCCGCGTCGCTGTTGTCGCGCTCGAGCGACTGGGACTTCCTCGCGCCCGAGATCGCCTCGGCGCTCGCGCCGGGGCTGCCCGAACGCTGA
- a CDS encoding AgmX/PglI C-terminal domain-containing protein codes for MTDEHNPAQADLELPRQWQEEWTVPEMPSDLSQRVISRAREAAVIHPPLVVTGNRSATMVATGASVFAAAAAAAALVISVSRPATPEASPAAPIAAAPELMPAGEAATAGTPMVWPVDVDPDQLGHLVIDAVPRDARVLVDGNVLAGPSPFVATNLVSGPHEIVVEHEGFETWTKTIDVPKAQLQLPIELSPLAAGATATPPHEAQDPTSEAAQGVAKVVGGLDRDIARRIVRAHIDEVRSCYDEGLRRNPKLEGRIEVRFEVASSGAVATARLIDDTLADAKVGACVVAAVRHWKFPRPSDGERVVVTYPFMFSPG; via the coding sequence GTGACCGATGAACACAACCCGGCGCAAGCCGATCTGGAGCTGCCACGGCAGTGGCAGGAGGAGTGGACCGTGCCCGAGATGCCCAGTGATCTTTCCCAGCGCGTGATCTCGCGTGCACGCGAAGCCGCCGTGATCCATCCCCCGCTGGTCGTCACCGGCAATCGCAGTGCGACGATGGTCGCGACCGGTGCGTCGGTGTTTGCCGCGGCCGCGGCCGCGGCCGCACTGGTGATCAGCGTGTCGCGACCAGCCACGCCCGAGGCGTCACCGGCGGCCCCGATCGCCGCGGCCCCCGAGCTCATGCCCGCCGGCGAAGCGGCGACGGCCGGCACGCCGATGGTGTGGCCGGTCGACGTCGACCCCGACCAGCTCGGGCACCTGGTGATCGACGCGGTGCCCCGCGACGCCCGCGTGTTGGTCGACGGCAATGTACTCGCGGGGCCGTCGCCGTTCGTCGCGACCAATCTCGTGTCGGGGCCGCACGAGATCGTCGTCGAGCACGAGGGTTTCGAGACCTGGACCAAGACCATCGACGTGCCCAAGGCGCAGCTGCAGCTGCCGATCGAGCTCAGCCCGCTGGCGGCGGGGGCCACCGCGACGCCACCCCACGAGGCGCAGGATCCCACGAGTGAAGCCGCACAGGGGGTCGCGAAGGTCGTCGGCGGCCTCGATCGAGACATCGCGCGCCGCATCGTGCGTGCGCACATCGACGAGGTCCGCAGCTGCTACGACGAGGGGCTGCGCCGCAATCCCAAGCTCGAGGGCCGCATCGAGGTGCGCTTCGAGGTCGCGAGCTCGGGCGCCGTCGCGACCGCGAGGCTGATCGACGACACGCTCGCAGACGCCAAGGTCGGAGCGTGCGTGGTGGCGGCGGTGAGGCACTGGAAGTTCCCCCGGCCCAGCGACGGCGAGCGGGTCGTGGTCACGTATCCGTTCATGTTCAGCCCCGGTTGA
- a CDS encoding right-handed parallel beta-helix repeat-containing protein: MKPAFAWLVALLGCTPPSRALPVVASVGGSAEGGSSGGCDDASALWVDNVAGDNAAAGTEAAPVADLDAALARGDGCAQIRLVATGTGYAGACILRDDVTILGVGGRPRIDAPVVCDERLVGLFVRASHVRLEHLEIDISANVGVEARAVVFSGTPMSTIADAHAIDVLALGPGATASGRALMSSSLCSGCSFERCTVRDAEGAGIDFQNHQDDITIAGNTIQRAGAGCIGVNGEPAAAQVGDDVLDGISRGVHIVDNRLEACGGDPAIHLASVREAEVIGNVVAGAPSGALLLDDDGVGEAEFASYDALVAHNTFDCRDCESPAIRVRSGTGNHIVDNIVLGAIVAADVDGAEVAFDHNAYEPEASFVHDGEGASWAQWRDLGFDVATLVTPTAGFFVDADGGDYHLVATALAIDAGVDVGVTHDLDGTARPQGAAVDLGAYEFIDDG, from the coding sequence ATGAAGCCTGCGTTCGCGTGGCTGGTGGCGCTGCTCGGCTGCACGCCACCCTCGCGCGCACTGCCGGTGGTGGCGTCGGTGGGCGGCTCCGCCGAGGGCGGTAGCTCCGGCGGTTGCGACGACGCGAGCGCCCTTTGGGTCGACAACGTCGCCGGAGACAACGCCGCCGCCGGCACCGAGGCCGCGCCGGTCGCAGACCTCGATGCCGCACTCGCCCGCGGGGATGGTTGCGCGCAGATCCGACTCGTCGCCACCGGCACTGGCTACGCCGGCGCATGCATCCTGCGTGACGATGTCACGATCCTCGGCGTCGGTGGCCGTCCGCGGATCGATGCACCCGTGGTCTGCGACGAGCGCCTCGTGGGATTGTTCGTCCGCGCAAGCCACGTCCGCCTCGAACATCTCGAGATCGATATCTCGGCCAATGTGGGCGTCGAGGCACGCGCAGTGGTGTTCTCGGGCACGCCGATGTCCACCATCGCGGATGCTCACGCGATCGACGTGCTCGCACTTGGGCCAGGTGCGACGGCGAGCGGCCGCGCGCTGATGAGTAGCTCGCTGTGCAGCGGCTGCAGCTTCGAGCGCTGCACCGTACGAGATGCCGAGGGCGCCGGCATCGACTTCCAGAACCACCAGGACGACATCACCATCGCCGGCAACACCATCCAACGCGCCGGCGCCGGCTGCATCGGCGTCAACGGCGAGCCTGCCGCGGCGCAGGTCGGCGACGACGTGCTCGATGGCATCAGCCGTGGCGTTCACATCGTGGACAACCGACTCGAGGCCTGCGGCGGCGATCCGGCGATCCACCTCGCGAGCGTGCGCGAGGCGGAGGTCATCGGCAACGTGGTCGCGGGCGCCCCGTCGGGCGCACTCCTGCTCGACGACGACGGTGTCGGCGAGGCCGAGTTCGCCTCCTACGACGCACTCGTCGCCCACAACACCTTCGATTGCCGCGACTGCGAGAGTCCTGCCATCCGGGTGCGCAGCGGTACCGGCAACCACATCGTCGACAACATCGTGCTCGGCGCCATCGTGGCGGCAGATGTCGACGGCGCCGAGGTTGCGTTCGATCACAACGCATACGAGCCCGAGGCGAGCTTCGTGCACGACGGCGAGGGCGCGAGCTGGGCGCAGTGGCGCGATCTCGGCTTCGACGTCGCGACATTGGTGACGCCAACCGCCGGGTTCTTCGTCGATGCCGACGGCGGTGACTACCATCTCGTCGCGACTGCGCTGGCGATCGACGCCGGCGTCGACGTCGGCGTCACACACGACCTCGATGGCACCGCAAGGCCGCAGGGCGCCGCGGTCGATCTCGGCGCCTACGAGTTCATCGACGATGGATAG